A genomic stretch from Schistosoma haematobium chromosome 2, whole genome shotgun sequence includes:
- the FOXRED1 gene encoding FAD-dependent oxidoreductase domain-containing protein 1 (EggNog:ENOG410V8FZ~COG:S): MLANAENVDLLRENYLLQIDLGAKVELLTKDDLSARWPWMNVDDIEMGCYGYENEGWFDPFLLLKALKIKCHFMGVNYVVGEVTDFHASPFIMVSSSGGESQRPPVLCKPLRSATISLPNQMNISISFNSVVNAAGPWAAHVAELAEIGSENLPLRLPVEPRYRQIFVVRPKNTLSHIESHYPLPGLDMPFMIDHNRLFIERRDLSGEFIVYSDNPKFDSLNNNCNKQNSVNHEFFHEYIQPLLCKRIPGFKDAEVTSGWISICDYNTWDQNLIIGSHPLHTNMYFCNGSSGHGTQHAIAIGKSISELIAFQQYKTFDLVRFSFDRLFSNQTVNEVNCF, translated from the exons ATGTTAGCAAATGCTGAGAATGTGGATTTGTTAAGAGAGAATTATTTATTACAGAT TGATCTAGGAGCAAAAGTTGAACTGCTAACTAAAGACGATCTGTCTGCGCGTTGGCCATGGATGAATGTTGACGATATTGAAATGGGTTGCTACG GTTATGAAAATGAAGGATGGTTTGACCCTTTTCTTTTACTGAAGgcattgaaaataaaatgtcaTTTCATGGGAGTAAACTATGTTGTTGGAGAAGTGACTGACTTCCATGCTAGTCCATTCATTATGGTATCTTCTTCTGGTGGGGAGTCACAGAGACCTCCAGTATTATGTAAACCTTTACGTTCTGCTACA ATTTCCCTTCCCAACCAAATGAATATTTCTATTAGTTTTAATTCAGTAGTAAATGCAGCCGGTCCATGGGCAGCACATGTGGCTGAATTGGCTGAAATTGGCAGCGAAAATCTTCCTTTACGTTTACCAGTTGAGCCAAG ATATCGTCAAATTTTCGTTGTGCGACCTAAAAATACACTTAGTCATATAGAAAGTCATTATCCATTACCTGGTTTAGATATGCCATTTATGATAGATCATAATCGTTTATTTATTGAACGTCGTGATCTTTCCGGggaatttattgtttattctgataatcctaaatttgattctcttaataataattgtaataaacaa AATTCGGTGAATCATGAATTTTTCCATGAATATATTCAACCGTTATTGTGTAAACGTATACCAGGATTTAAAGATGCTGAA GTAACTTCAGGTTGGATATCCATATGTGATTATAATACATGGGATCAAAATTTAATTATTGGTTCCCATCCATTACATACTAACATGTATTTTTGCAATGGTTCAAGTGGTCATGGTACACAGCATGCTATAGCAATTGGAAAATCAATTTCTGAATTGATTGCCTTTCAACAATATAAAACATTCGATCTAGTACGTTTCTCATTTGATCGTTTATTTTCTAATCAAACTGTGAATGAAGTGAATTGTTTTTAA
- the H2AFX_2 gene encoding Histone H2AX (EggNog:ENOG410VI9V~COG:B): MSGRGKGGKTRARAKSRSARAGLQFPVGRVHRLLRKGNYAERVGAGAPVYLAAVLEYLAAEVLELAGNAARDNKKTRIIPRHLQLAIRNDEELNKLLGGVTIAQGGVLPNIQAVLLPKKAEKPKT, encoded by the coding sequence ATGAGCGGACGGGGAAAAGGTGGTAAGACGCGCGCTAGGGCAAAAAGTCGATCAGCTCGTGCTGGATTACAATTTCCTGTTGGTCGTGTTCATAGACTCCTGAGAAAGGGCAATTATGCTGAACGTGTTGGAGCTGGTGCTCCAGTTTATTTAGCAGCCGTTCTAGAGTATCTAGCTGCTGAAGTGTTGGAATTAGCTGGCAATGCAGCAAGAGACAATAAGAAGACACGTATAATTCCTCGTCATCTACAATTAGCTATAAGAAATGATGAagaattaaacaaattattgGGTGGAGTTACAATAGCACAAGGTGGAGTTTTACCAAATATTCAGGCTGTACTTCTTCCTAAGAAAGCTGAAAAACCAAAAACATAA
- a CDS encoding hypothetical protein (EggNog:ENOG41KOG1745~COG:B) yields MARTKQTARKSTGGKAPRKQLATKAARKSAPATGGVKKPHRYRPGTVALREIRRYQKSTELLIRKLPFQRLVREIAQDFKTDLRFQSSAVSALQEASEAYLVGLFEDTNLCAIHAKRVTIMPKDIQLARRIRGERA; encoded by the coding sequence ATGGCACGAACTAAACAAACCGCTCGCAAGTCAACTGGAGGTAAGGCGCCTCGAAAGCAGCTAGCCACCAAGGCTGCGCGCAAAAGTGCCCCAGCTACCGGGGGCGTGAAGAAGCCACATAGGTACAGACCTGGAACCGTCGCACTCCGAGAAATCCGTCGTTACCAGAAGAGTACCGAACTTCTGATTCGTAAACTCCCATTCCAGCGTTTGGTCCGAGAAATTGCCCAAGACTTCAAAACCGATCTACGATTCCAGAGTTCAGCCGTGTCTGCTCTTCAGGAGGCCAGTGAAGCGTACTTGGTTGGACTGTTTGAAGATACAAACTTGTGTGCTATCCATGCTAAGCGTGTCACTATTATGCCAAAAGATATCCAGTTGGCACGACGTATCCGTGGTGAACGAGCCTAA